One part of the Aquificaceae bacterium genome encodes these proteins:
- a CDS encoding ABC transporter ATP-binding protein, protein MLEVKNLNLWYGENHVLKGISFEVKEGEVLCIVGESGSGKTTILYSIMGLLPEGARLQGSIKFRGKELLGLSEREYRRIRGRHISIVFQEPSVYLDPLFKVGLQVEEAYVAHFGKWGAKEKALEALRKAGIKDAERVYQSYPHHLSGGLKQRVCIAIATLCNPELVLADEPTTALDVSVQSRILRLFRDMKEEGRSVILVTHDFGVVAEVADRVMVLKDGVVVEEGDVWNIFDNPKHPYTMELLRAI, encoded by the coding sequence ATGCTTGAAGTAAAAAATCTGAACCTGTGGTATGGGGAGAATCATGTTCTGAAGGGTATCAGCTTTGAAGTTAAGGAGGGGGAAGTGCTGTGTATTGTAGGTGAATCTGGGTCTGGGAAAACCACCATACTCTATTCTATAATGGGACTTCTACCAGAGGGGGCCAGGCTCCAGGGTTCAATAAAATTCAGAGGAAAGGAGCTCCTAGGACTGTCCGAGAGGGAATACAGAAGGATAAGAGGAAGACACATATCCATAGTCTTTCAGGAGCCCTCCGTTTACCTTGACCCACTCTTTAAGGTGGGGCTTCAGGTGGAGGAGGCCTATGTAGCCCACTTTGGAAAGTGGGGTGCAAAAGAGAAAGCCCTTGAAGCCCTCAGAAAGGCTGGTATAAAAGATGCAGAAAGAGTATACCAGAGCTATCCACATCATCTCTCTGGAGGGCTAAAGCAGAGGGTGTGCATAGCCATAGCCACCCTTTGCAACCCCGAGCTTGTGCTTGCTGATGAGCCAACCACTGCCCTTGATGTTTCAGTGCAGAGCAGAATACTCAGGCTTTTCAGGGATATGAAGGAGGAGGGCAGGAGTGTAATACTGGTAACTCACGATTTTGGCGTTGTGGCAGAAGTGGCAGACAGGGTTATGGTGTTAAAGGACGGTGTTGTGGTGGAGGAAGGAGATGTCTGGAACATCTTTGACAATCCAAAACATCCATATACAATGGAGCTCCTGAGGGCTATTTAG
- the aroC gene encoding chorismate synthase: MPIRFLTAGESHGRGLVCILEGIPANLSLSSEYINRELQRRQRGYGRGGRMKIESDRVEFLSGLRFGKTLGSPISMVIWNRDWENWSEKMAYEGEPPESVVPFTRPRPGHADLVGGIKYNQRDLRNILERASARETAARVAVGAVCKRFLEEFGIKIGSYVVCVGGLKPEIKEEELLKRHELAESSEVRFPDPSKDEDFRRLIDKARERGESLGGIFEVFAVGVPPGLGSHVQWDKRLDGRIAQAMMSIQAIKGVEIGGGFELAERFGSEVHDEIGWSEDRGYFRYTNNLGGTEGGITNGMPLVVRCAMKPIPTLTKPLRSVDIGTKEGVKAGKERSDVVAVPAASVVGEAMLAIVLADALLEKLGGDFMEELKERFERYLQHVKSF, encoded by the coding sequence ATGCCCATTAGATTTCTGACTGCAGGTGAATCACACGGTAGGGGGTTAGTCTGCATTCTTGAGGGCATCCCTGCCAATCTTTCCCTTTCTTCTGAATACATAAACAGAGAGCTTCAGAGAAGGCAGAGAGGCTATGGCAGGGGTGGGAGGATGAAGATAGAAAGCGACAGAGTTGAGTTTCTTTCAGGTCTGCGCTTTGGCAAAACTCTGGGAAGCCCAATATCTATGGTCATATGGAACAGGGACTGGGAAAACTGGTCTGAAAAGATGGCATACGAGGGTGAGCCTCCGGAGAGCGTGGTTCCTTTCACCAGACCCAGACCGGGGCATGCAGACCTTGTGGGGGGTATAAAATACAACCAGAGGGACCTCAGAAACATACTGGAAAGAGCCTCCGCAAGGGAAACTGCAGCAAGGGTTGCGGTGGGAGCGGTATGCAAGAGGTTTCTTGAGGAATTTGGCATAAAGATAGGAAGCTATGTGGTGTGCGTAGGGGGGCTAAAGCCGGAGATTAAAGAAGAAGAGCTTCTGAAGAGGCATGAGCTTGCGGAGAGCTCTGAGGTGCGTTTTCCAGACCCATCAAAGGATGAGGATTTCAGAAGGTTGATTGATAAGGCAAGAGAAAGGGGGGAGAGCCTCGGAGGCATCTTTGAGGTCTTTGCGGTGGGTGTGCCACCTGGCCTTGGAAGCCACGTACAGTGGGACAAGAGGCTTGACGGCAGAATAGCACAGGCTATGATGAGCATACAGGCTATAAAGGGTGTGGAAATAGGTGGTGGTTTTGAGCTGGCGGAGAGGTTTGGCTCTGAGGTTCACGATGAGATTGGTTGGTCAGAGGACAGAGGATACTTCCGGTATACCAACAACCTCGGCGGGACAGAAGGGGGAATAACGAACGGCATGCCCCTTGTGGTTCGCTGTGCCATGAAGCCCATACCAACCCTCACAAAACCTCTCAGGAGCGTGGACATAGGGACAAAGGAGGGGGTAAAGGCTGGAAAGGAAAGAAGCGACGTGGTGGCAGTTCCTGCCGCCTCCGTGGTGGGAGAAGCCATGCTTGCCATAGTGCTGGCGGATGCTCTCCTTGAAAAACTGGGTGGTGACTTCATGGAAGAGCTGAAGGAGAGGTTTGAGAGGTATCTCCAGCATGTCAAAAGTTTTTGA
- the ruvX gene encoding Holliday junction resolvase RuvX yields the protein MKVLAIDYGSKRIGLALGDTGLGIALPLESIENKGEKTLQSIVSKVKEHGVYLILVGLPLTPLGKEGQRAGEAREFSEKLKSLLPAGVEVILWDERYTTKEAYRMMEGFRPEKKKKIKDSLSAYVILLEYMESL from the coding sequence TTGAAGGTTCTTGCCATAGATTATGGCAGTAAAAGAATAGGTCTTGCTCTTGGTGATACAGGGCTGGGTATAGCCTTACCCTTAGAGAGCATAGAAAACAAAGGTGAAAAAACCCTTCAGTCAATTGTCAGCAAGGTAAAGGAACACGGCGTATATCTTATTCTCGTAGGCCTTCCCCTCACACCTCTGGGAAAGGAAGGACAGAGAGCGGGGGAGGCAAGAGAATTCTCAGAGAAATTGAAAAGCCTGCTACCGGCAGGTGTGGAGGTGATACTCTGGGACGAAAGATACACCACAAAAGAGGCTTACAGGATGATGGAGGGCTTCAGGCCTGAAAAGAAAAAGAAAATAAAAGACAGTCTGTCTGCTTACGTCATACTTTTAGAGTATATGGAAAGCCTATGA
- the mltG gene encoding endolytic transglycosylase MltG, which yields MRYLKFFFPVLMVALFVLYSLLPVKTEEKTVEIAYGTSTTDIALQFYREGLLRNPLSFLLLHGIYKKRLEAGEYEFRGLVFPWDIYEKLSKGLKKVYRITVPEGSDLYDIAELLEENRICASEDFLKYAMSEEVARKYGLKAGTMEGFLFPDTYFFSKNTHPLRVIEVMHKNFLKKTEGLRERLSERGLTLEEWVAIASMIEKETAKPEERPLVSAVIHNRLKKGMKLQIDPTVIYALKRRNLWNGRLTLKDLKIEDAYNTYVYFGLPPSPICNPGLESLKAALEPERVDYLYFVADGLGGHHFSRTLQEHNRRVREYRSARR from the coding sequence ATGAGATACCTGAAATTTTTCTTCCCGGTCCTTATGGTGGCCCTTTTTGTCCTTTACTCCCTTCTGCCAGTGAAGACGGAGGAAAAGACCGTGGAGATAGCCTACGGCACTTCAACAACGGACATAGCCCTTCAGTTCTACAGAGAGGGTCTTTTGAGAAACCCCCTGTCTTTCCTTCTTTTGCACGGTATCTACAAAAAAAGGCTTGAAGCTGGGGAATACGAGTTTAGGGGGCTTGTCTTTCCATGGGATATATACGAGAAGCTCAGCAAAGGTCTTAAAAAGGTCTACAGGATAACTGTGCCAGAAGGGTCTGACCTCTACGACATAGCAGAGCTTCTTGAAGAAAACCGCATATGCGCCTCAGAAGACTTCTTAAAATACGCCATGTCTGAGGAGGTTGCAAGAAAATATGGATTAAAGGCTGGCACCATGGAGGGTTTTTTATTTCCTGATACCTATTTTTTCTCAAAAAATACACACCCGCTCAGGGTAATAGAAGTTATGCATAAAAACTTTCTTAAGAAAACAGAAGGATTGAGGGAAAGGCTCTCAGAAAGAGGTTTAACACTTGAAGAGTGGGTGGCAATAGCCTCCATGATAGAGAAGGAAACCGCAAAACCAGAGGAGAGACCCCTCGTATCTGCAGTAATACACAACAGACTGAAAAAAGGCATGAAGCTACAGATAGACCCTACCGTAATTTATGCACTCAAAAGGAGAAACCTCTGGAACGGGCGTCTGACGCTGAAGGACCTGAAGATTGAAGATGCTTACAACACCTATGTTTACTTTGGTCTTCCGCCCTCACCCATATGCAACCCCGGGCTTGAATCTCTGAAGGCTGCTCTTGAACCCGAAAGGGTTGATTACCTATACTTTGTGGCCGACGGCTTGGGTGGACACCATTTCAGCAGAACCCTTCAGGAACACAACAGAAGAGTGAGGGAATACAGAAGTGCAAGGAGGTAG
- a CDS encoding DUF72 domain-containing protein — translation MRVYIGCSGFFYRDWVGGFYPPLLKREDYIRFYAQYFEVVEINSSFYAFPSRGTVRSMLSRTSSLRFAFKAHRSFTHFKNYTQDDVKKFLHAIEPIFEEDRFIAILFQFPESFGYREENLHYLRRLSEDFRGVQKVLEVRNRSFRKADFYQLVEELGFSLVNSDAPKGGRFLVGPWVGVGAINYVRLHGRDPEHLYDYTYSLDELKKIKEKVKKLGERDTYIFFNNTVRAQAVLNALQLKLLFGLRVEIPRNLQSSLREREWE, via the coding sequence TTGAGGGTATACATAGGCTGTAGTGGCTTTTTTTACAGAGACTGGGTGGGAGGGTTCTACCCTCCCCTTTTAAAAAGGGAGGATTACATAAGGTTTTACGCCCAGTATTTTGAAGTGGTTGAGATAAACTCATCCTTCTATGCCTTCCCCAGCAGGGGAACGGTAAGAAGTATGCTTTCAAGAACATCAAGCCTCAGGTTTGCCTTCAAGGCCCACAGAAGCTTTACCCATTTTAAAAACTACACTCAGGATGACGTTAAGAAGTTTCTCCACGCCATAGAGCCTATCTTTGAAGAAGACAGGTTCATAGCCATTCTCTTTCAGTTCCCAGAAAGCTTTGGCTATAGAGAGGAGAATCTTCATTACCTGAGAAGGCTTTCGGAAGATTTCAGAGGTGTGCAGAAGGTCCTTGAGGTCAGAAACAGGAGCTTTAGAAAAGCGGACTTTTACCAACTTGTTGAAGAGCTTGGATTTTCTCTGGTTAACTCTGACGCACCGAAGGGAGGCAGGTTTCTGGTGGGTCCATGGGTTGGTGTGGGTGCCATAAACTACGTGAGACTTCACGGGAGAGACCCTGAACATCTATACGACTACACCTATTCCCTTGATGAGCTTAAGAAGATAAAGGAAAAGGTTAAAAAACTGGGGGAAAGGGACACCTATATCTTCTTCAACAACACAGTAAGGGCTCAGGCGGTGCTCAATGCCCTTCAGCTCAAACTGCTCTTTGGTCTGAGGGTAGAGATACCCAGAAACCTCCAGAGTTCTCTGAGAGAAAGGGAATGGGAGTGA
- the smpB gene encoding SsrA-binding protein SmpB, translated as MAKQRGELTVAYNKEAKAEYEILETYEAGIVLEGPEVKALRNRQTVSFKDSFVRIQDGEAWLYNLYIAPYRYATIKPPDPLRNRKLLLHKREILRLMGKVKEKGYTLIPLRIYFKNGKAKVEIALARGKKSYDRREELRQRDLERQLRRELKEGKIKL; from the coding sequence ATGGCAAAGCAAAGGGGAGAGCTTACAGTGGCCTATAATAAGGAGGCAAAGGCAGAGTATGAAATACTGGAAACCTACGAAGCCGGCATAGTTCTTGAAGGTCCTGAGGTAAAGGCTCTGAGAAACAGGCAGACTGTATCCTTTAAAGACAGTTTTGTGAGGATTCAGGATGGAGAAGCCTGGCTCTACAACCTTTACATAGCCCCTTATCGCTACGCTACCATAAAGCCCCCTGACCCACTGAGAAACAGAAAACTCCTGCTTCACAAAAGGGAAATACTCAGGCTTATGGGAAAGGTAAAGGAAAAGGGCTATACTCTTATACCGCTCAGGATTTACTTCAAGAATGGGAAGGCAAAGGTGGAGATAGCCCTCGCCAGAGGTAAAAAGTCTTACGACAGGAGAGAGGAACTCCGACAGAGAGACCTTGAGAGACAGCTAAGAAGGGAGTTGAAGGAAGGAAAGATAAAGCTATAA
- the atpA gene encoding F0F1 ATP synthase subunit alpha, which produces MATITYEEALGLLKEQIKGFEASAKMEEVGVVYYVGDGVARAYGLDNVMANELVEFEGGTMGLAFNLEEDNVGIIVLGSESGIREGSIVRRTGRILDAPVGEGLIGRVIDPLGNPLDGKGPIKYEYRSPVEKIAPGVVKRKSVHEPLQTGIKAIDAMIPIGRGQRELIIGDRSTGRTTICIDTILNQKDTDVYCIYVAIGQKRSTTARIIELLERSGAMEYTCVVVASATDPASLQYLAPFVGCTIGEYFRDNGKHALIIYDDLSKHAEAYRQLSLLMRRPPGREAYPGDVFYLHSRLLERAAKLNDEMGAGSLTALPVIETKAGDVAAYIPTNVISITDGQIYLEPDLFNKGIRPAINVGLSVSRVGGAAQIKAMKQVAGTLRLDLAQFRELEAFVQFASELDKATQQTINRGLRLVELLKQEPYSPIPVEKQIIAIYAGTNGYLDDLPVESVRKFEKELYTYLDRERAELLKEIREKKALDDQLKAKIEEALKDFKSKFIP; this is translated from the coding sequence ATGGCAACCATAACCTACGAAGAAGCTCTTGGGCTCCTGAAGGAACAGATAAAGGGTTTTGAAGCATCGGCAAAGATGGAAGAGGTTGGTGTTGTTTACTACGTGGGTGATGGTGTGGCGAGGGCTTACGGACTTGACAATGTTATGGCTAACGAGCTTGTGGAGTTTGAAGGCGGAACCATGGGCCTGGCCTTTAACCTTGAAGAGGACAACGTGGGTATCATAGTCCTTGGTAGCGAGAGCGGTATAAGGGAAGGTTCTATAGTTAGAAGAACGGGGAGGATACTTGATGCTCCGGTGGGCGAGGGGCTCATAGGTAGAGTTATTGACCCTCTAGGAAATCCCCTTGATGGTAAGGGACCTATAAAGTATGAATACCGCTCTCCTGTGGAGAAGATAGCCCCGGGAGTTGTAAAGAGAAAGTCCGTTCATGAGCCACTCCAGACGGGCATAAAGGCAATAGACGCCATGATACCCATAGGAAGGGGTCAGAGGGAGCTCATCATTGGCGACAGGTCAACGGGAAGAACAACCATATGTATAGACACCATACTTAACCAGAAGGACACGGACGTCTACTGCATATATGTGGCAATTGGTCAGAAAAGGTCAACTACAGCAAGAATCATAGAGCTTCTTGAGAGAAGTGGTGCCATGGAATACACATGCGTGGTAGTGGCATCCGCCACAGACCCAGCTTCACTTCAATACCTTGCTCCCTTTGTGGGATGCACCATTGGGGAGTATTTCAGGGACAACGGCAAGCATGCCCTAATCATCTACGATGACCTTTCCAAGCACGCAGAGGCATACAGACAGCTCTCTCTCCTGATGAGAAGGCCACCTGGAAGGGAGGCATATCCGGGAGACGTCTTCTACCTGCATTCAAGGCTTTTAGAGCGTGCTGCCAAGCTCAACGACGAGATGGGTGCTGGTTCTCTTACTGCCCTTCCAGTTATAGAGACAAAGGCTGGCGACGTGGCAGCATACATTCCCACCAACGTCATATCCATAACAGACGGTCAGATTTACCTTGAGCCAGACCTCTTTAACAAGGGCATAAGACCTGCCATAAACGTGGGTCTTTCTGTTTCAAGGGTTGGAGGTGCAGCTCAGATAAAGGCGATGAAGCAGGTGGCCGGAACACTCAGACTTGACCTCGCTCAGTTTAGAGAGCTTGAGGCTTTCGTTCAATTCGCCTCAGAGCTTGACAAGGCAACCCAGCAGACCATAAACAGAGGTCTCAGGCTTGTGGAGCTTCTCAAACAGGAGCCCTACAGCCCCATACCCGTAGAAAAGCAGATAATAGCCATATACGCAGGCACCAACGGATACCTTGATGACCTTCCGGTCGAATCTGTAAGAAAGTTTGAAAAGGAGCTATACACCTACCTTGACAGAGAGAGAGCAGAGCTTCTCAAGGAGATAAGGGAAAAGAAAGCTCTTGATGACCAGCTCAAGGCAAAAATAGAGGAAGCCCTTAAGGACTTCAAGTCCAAGTTCATTCCTTGA
- a CDS encoding tetratricopeptide repeat protein: MREISRDAKELLEKALQEHMAGNIQQAIELYQQSIDIQPTAEAYTYMGWAYSMLGELETAIDLCLKAIEIDPEFGNPYNDIGSYLMAMGRLDEAIPWLRRAIIAPRYEPRQYPHMNLARIYLMKGQFKDALLEAENAVRVAPDYRPAHVLRHQILAMLN; the protein is encoded by the coding sequence ATGAGGGAAATAAGCAGGGACGCAAAGGAGCTTTTAGAGAAGGCTCTTCAGGAGCATATGGCCGGGAATATACAGCAGGCAATCGAGTTATATCAGCAGTCCATAGATATTCAGCCTACTGCAGAAGCATACACCTACATGGGCTGGGCCTACAGCATGCTTGGAGAACTTGAGACTGCCATAGACCTGTGCCTGAAGGCTATAGAGATAGACCCGGAGTTTGGAAATCCATACAACGACATAGGTTCATACCTTATGGCTATGGGAAGGCTGGATGAGGCAATCCCGTGGCTCAGAAGAGCCATAATCGCACCAAGGTATGAGCCAAGGCAGTATCCCCATATGAACCTTGCAAGGATTTATCTGATGAAGGGACAGTTTAAGGATGCCCTGCTGGAGGCGGAAAACGCAGTAAGGGTAGCACCAGACTACAGACCAGCCCATGTGCTCAGACACCAGATACTGGCTATGTTAAACTGA
- a CDS encoding MlaE family lipid ABC transporter permease subunit has translation MSKVFEEVGRATLLTLWGLYFIFRKPPRLRHFIKQLAYLASETVPVVVITSLFSGGVIALQTYSTFHRFNAEFLIGAVVAISMGRELGPVLASLMVVARVGSAMTANIGTMRITEQIDALEVMGINPRSYLISPRLFAGIVGVPMLVVIADLSGIFGGWFVAVKLFGVNEYLFWEKMKDLAELYDFIGGLYKAVFFGFIISAVSCYFGYYTKGGTEGVGRATTNSVVTSSMLILVSDYFLTALIF, from the coding sequence ATGTCAAAAGTTTTTGAAGAGGTGGGAAGGGCTACGCTTCTTACCCTCTGGGGGCTGTACTTTATCTTCAGAAAACCTCCAAGGCTTAGACACTTCATAAAACAGCTTGCTTACCTTGCCTCTGAGACTGTGCCAGTAGTTGTTATAACTTCTCTCTTCTCTGGCGGCGTCATAGCCCTTCAGACCTACAGCACCTTTCATCGCTTTAACGCAGAGTTCCTAATAGGTGCGGTGGTTGCCATATCCATGGGAAGAGAGCTGGGACCTGTGCTCGCCTCTCTGATGGTGGTGGCAAGGGTGGGTTCTGCAATGACCGCCAACATAGGCACCATGAGAATTACCGAACAGATAGACGCCCTTGAGGTGATGGGTATAAACCCAAGGAGCTATCTTATCTCCCCGAGGCTCTTTGCCGGCATTGTGGGAGTTCCCATGCTGGTGGTAATTGCGGACCTTTCGGGTATATTCGGGGGGTGGTTTGTGGCGGTAAAGCTCTTTGGAGTGAACGAGTATCTCTTCTGGGAGAAGATGAAGGACCTGGCAGAGCTCTATGACTTTATAGGCGGTCTCTACAAGGCGGTCTTTTTTGGTTTTATCATCTCTGCAGTCAGTTGCTACTTTGGCTACTACACAAAGGGTGGCACAGAAGGTGTTGGAAGGGCAACCACAAACAGTGTGGTAACCTCTTCTATGCTGATACTTGTATCTGACTATTTTCTGACTGCCCTTATATTCTGA
- a CDS encoding HIT domain-containing protein produces the protein MKILWAPWRSHYVEKVDEQEGCFLCQAASQKEEKLRDYLVLYRGTRSFVIFNKYPYNAGHLMIAPIEHIGDYLLLDEDTSLEIHRLTRVCLMALREVIKPQGFNVGYNLGRAGGAGLETHIHLHIVPRWSGDTNFMASVGGVKVISQDLYELYDRIKPVFERLINA, from the coding sequence ATGAAAATACTCTGGGCTCCCTGGAGAAGCCACTATGTGGAAAAGGTGGATGAGCAGGAGGGATGCTTCCTATGTCAGGCAGCCTCACAGAAGGAAGAAAAGCTGAGAGACTACCTTGTGCTATATAGGGGCACCCGGTCCTTTGTTATATTCAACAAGTATCCCTATAACGCGGGGCATCTCATGATAGCACCTATTGAGCATATAGGTGATTACCTGCTTCTCGATGAGGATACATCTCTTGAGATTCACAGGCTTACCAGAGTATGCCTTATGGCACTCAGGGAGGTGATAAAGCCTCAGGGCTTTAACGTAGGCTACAATCTGGGAAGGGCTGGAGGCGCAGGGCTGGAAACTCACATACACCTGCACATAGTTCCCAGATGGAGCGGTGATACCAACTTTATGGCTTCTGTGGGTGGAGTAAAGGTTATATCTCAGGACCTTTACGAGCTCTACGACAGGATAAAACCCGTCTTTGAAAGGCTGATAAATGCTTGA
- a CDS encoding polyprenyl synthetase family protein, producing MKSLALWKANIESRLRELLRPFEPLIFYEAMSYYLFQEGKRIRPLFLCAVCDALGGNIEDAITVGCAVEMVHNYSLIHDDLPALDNDSVRRGKPTCHVVFGEDLAILAGDALLTLAFEVLSRKENFYSLGEGELLLLVRELAKDSGFEGMVGGQVMDIRKLSSQEEISLKKTARLFSFSFKAGGVVAKRSDLLQKLHELGLKVGLLFQMVDDWKDKDGFYYLHGEALWERIELLGEQCIRVAEHVGVETGEFLKLLELVLGGGGGIRTPGGL from the coding sequence ATGAAAAGCCTTGCTCTTTGGAAAGCAAACATAGAAAGCAGACTCAGAGAGCTTCTCAGACCCTTTGAACCTCTGATTTTTTACGAAGCCATGTCCTATTACCTCTTTCAGGAAGGGAAACGCATAAGACCCCTCTTCCTGTGTGCAGTCTGCGACGCACTCGGAGGAAACATAGAAGATGCCATTACCGTGGGCTGTGCTGTAGAGATGGTTCACAACTACTCCCTTATCCACGACGACCTTCCCGCTCTTGACAACGACAGCGTAAGAAGGGGTAAACCTACCTGTCATGTGGTTTTCGGTGAGGACCTTGCCATTCTGGCAGGAGATGCCCTTCTTACCCTTGCCTTTGAGGTGTTATCCAGAAAGGAAAATTTCTACAGCCTTGGGGAAGGTGAGCTTTTGCTCCTGGTCAGAGAGCTTGCAAAGGATTCGGGCTTTGAAGGTATGGTGGGCGGGCAGGTGATGGATATAAGAAAACTTTCCTCTCAGGAAGAGATAAGCCTCAAAAAAACTGCAAGACTCTTTTCTTTCTCTTTCAAGGCTGGTGGTGTAGTGGCAAAAAGGTCAGACCTTCTCCAGAAACTCCATGAGCTGGGGCTAAAGGTGGGATTGCTCTTTCAGATGGTGGATGACTGGAAGGATAAGGACGGTTTTTACTACCTGCACGGGGAAGCTCTGTGGGAAAGGATAGAGCTTCTGGGAGAGCAGTGCATACGTGTGGCTGAGCATGTGGGCGTGGAGACTGGAGAGTTTCTGAAACTCTTAGAGCTTGTTCTTGGCGGAGGGGGAGGGATTCGAACCCCCGGTGGGCTGTGA
- a CDS encoding thioredoxin, whose amino-acid sequence MFEGFEELTDRDFYEKAMAGEKPAVVLLTVPDNPQNQAFYERLLKFQKLYGDKINFYWLDVSKHTSAEDLGVFSFPAVLYFRDTMELDRHDYTPEEEDVERAIRRLLRL is encoded by the coding sequence AGCTCACAGACAGAGATTTCTATGAAAAGGCAATGGCGGGAGAAAAACCTGCGGTGGTGCTTCTTACAGTGCCAGATAATCCGCAGAATCAGGCCTTTTACGAAAGACTTTTAAAGTTTCAGAAGCTTTACGGGGATAAGATAAACTTTTACTGGCTTGACGTGAGCAAGCACACAAGCGCGGAAGACCTTGGCGTCTTCAGCTTTCCTGCAGTTCTCTACTTCAGGGACACCATGGAGCTGGATAGGCACGACTACACTCCAGAGGAAGAGGATGTGGAAAGGGCAATAAGGAGACTTCTGAGGCTATGA
- a CDS encoding SAM-dependent chlorinase/fluorinase, whose product MLTDFGLKDGFVGAMKGVILSINPEVQLVDLSHQVEPFNILHGALLLKAHFSYFPAGTIFLCVVDPGVGSERLPLVVVSGSYTFVGPYNGLFDLALRSIGETPRAFRIEKFTLPRINETFHGRDVFAPVAAWLSRGVAPEEVGSPTDYRFKLQWQEPEDRGDEILGSIVYFDSFGNAITNIPCGRYVEGYFRGERLRVVSYFLEAEMGKPALVCGSFRLMEIFLPMDNLRERLGVHTGEEVMLKKL is encoded by the coding sequence ATGCTGACGGACTTTGGCCTTAAAGATGGCTTTGTGGGAGCCATGAAGGGGGTAATATTGAGTATAAACCCCGAGGTTCAGCTCGTTGACCTGAGCCATCAGGTAGAGCCTTTTAACATACTCCACGGTGCCCTGCTTCTGAAAGCTCACTTTTCCTACTTTCCGGCTGGGACGATTTTTCTGTGTGTTGTAGACCCGGGCGTCGGCTCTGAGAGGCTTCCCCTTGTGGTTGTGTCTGGGAGCTATACCTTTGTTGGACCATACAACGGGCTTTTTGACCTGGCCCTCAGAAGCATAGGGGAAACACCAAGGGCTTTCAGGATTGAGAAGTTCACCCTTCCAAGGATAAACGAGACCTTTCACGGTAGAGATGTGTTTGCACCAGTGGCTGCTTGGCTAAGCAGAGGCGTAGCTCCAGAAGAGGTGGGAAGCCCTACAGATTACAGGTTTAAACTGCAGTGGCAAGAACCCGAGGACAGAGGGGATGAAATCCTCGGAAGTATAGTTTATTTTGACAGCTTTGGCAACGCTATAACCAACATTCCCTGCGGCAGGTATGTGGAGGGCTACTTCAGGGGCGAGAGGTTAAGGGTGGTTTCTTACTTCCTTGAGGCTGAGATGGGAAAACCCGCCTTAGTATGCGGTAGCTTTCGCCTCATGGAGATATTCTTGCCTATGGATAATCTCAGGGAAAGGCTTGGGGTTCACACTGGTGAGGAGGTAATGTTGAAAAAACTCTGA
- a CDS encoding DUF2892 domain-containing protein, whose protein sequence is MEKNMATWDRAIRIVLGLVFLYLAFTKGGAWWILGILGIVFIGTSVIGFCPLYRVVGIKTG, encoded by the coding sequence ATGGAAAAGAACATGGCAACATGGGATAGGGCCATTAGGATAGTGCTGGGGCTTGTGTTTCTGTATCTTGCCTTTACTAAGGGTGGCGCCTGGTGGATACTGGGTATACTGGGGATAGTGTTCATAGGAACTTCTGTCATAGGCTTCTGCCCCCTTTACAGGGTGGTGGGCATAAAGACAGGTTGA
- a CDS encoding archaemetzincin family Zn-dependent metalloprotease — MQGGRYIYLAGFGVEKRLILAVAKNIREVFGFEVRFSHLTIPPRLGYNPQRGQYHGGTLLGFLSRVYYRDMLKLIALIPFDVYEEGLNFIFGLAQLGGSCALVNTFRLQSKEERLFFDRVFKEVNHELGHTFGLMHCKDRKCVMSFSNSLWEVDAKSRFFCENCSKILPKP, encoded by the coding sequence GTGCAAGGAGGTAGGTATATATATCTTGCCGGCTTCGGCGTTGAAAAGAGGCTCATACTGGCAGTTGCGAAGAACATAAGAGAAGTGTTCGGCTTCGAAGTCCGCTTTTCTCACCTTACAATCCCACCGAGGCTTGGCTACAATCCTCAGAGGGGACAGTATCACGGTGGCACACTTCTGGGTTTTTTATCAAGGGTTTATTATCGTGATATGCTAAAGCTTATAGCCCTTATCCCCTTTGACGTGTATGAAGAGGGACTGAACTTTATATTTGGCCTTGCCCAGCTGGGAGGAAGTTGTGCTCTGGTGAACACCTTTAGACTTCAGAGCAAGGAAGAAAGACTCTTCTTTGATAGGGTCTTTAAAGAGGTAAACCACGAGCTCGGTCATACCTTTGGTCTGATGCACTGTAAGGACAGGAAATGTGTCATGAGCTTTTCCAATAGTCTGTGGGAGGTTGACGCTAAGAGCAGGTTTTTCTGTGAAAATTGTAGTAAAATACTTCCAAAACCATAA